One Phocaeicola dorei genomic region harbors:
- a CDS encoding alpha-L-rhamnosidase C-terminal domain-containing protein, whose product MKNRLATLVGALALSAAASAQTWIWYPGDYEIWLGNQMNNRRTERGAFFPPFWKTDSHYVVVEFSKKLDLAEPEEIFIAAEGKYNVKLDGKLQFGMPSTLKLPAGKHSLNIKVWNQSTPPTIYVKGKTVNTDKTWKVTYEDKEWIDESGKASDTSATVYMDAGCWNFDGATQLPSKFSLVRKPMKAVSSTPRKEGVLYDFGKETFGYITLKDVKGKGTIHIYYGESPEEALDTEYCETLDKLLAEPGQITDLAIRNTRKLYDEYTLDNSKAFRYVYVTCDPGVTMQDVSMQYEYLPEEYRGSFKCNDEELNRIWEVGAYTMHLTTREFFIDGIKRDRWVWSGDAIQSYLMNYYLFFDNETVKRTIWLLRGKDPVTSHSNTIMDYTFYWFLSIYDYYMYSGDKDFVTQLYPRMQSMMDYVLGRTNANGMVEGMTGDWVFVDWADGYLDKKGELSFEQVLFCKSLETMALCASLAGNTADKTKYEKLASALRSKLEPAFWNEQKQAMVHNRIQGKQSESVTRYANMFSVFFNYLNADKQQAIKHSVLQNDSILKITTPYMRFYELEALCALGEQESVMKEMKAYWGGMLKEGATSFWEKYNPEETGTQHLAMYGRPYGKSLCHAWGASPIYLLGKYYLGVKPTKPGYEEYSVTPCLGGLKWMEGTVPTPYGNIHIYMDKKVIRIKSDGGKGILNIPTRKGMKAMTIEPGKEQVFKY is encoded by the coding sequence ATGAAAAACAGACTTGCCACTTTAGTCGGAGCACTTGCATTGAGTGCTGCCGCCTCCGCCCAGACCTGGATCTGGTATCCGGGTGATTATGAAATATGGCTGGGCAACCAGATGAACAACCGCCGTACGGAACGCGGTGCTTTTTTCCCTCCCTTCTGGAAAACAGACAGCCATTATGTGGTAGTGGAATTCAGCAAGAAATTGGACCTGGCGGAACCTGAAGAGATCTTCATTGCCGCCGAAGGAAAATACAATGTGAAATTGGACGGTAAACTGCAATTCGGTATGCCCTCCACCTTGAAACTCCCCGCAGGAAAACACAGTCTGAACATCAAAGTGTGGAATCAGTCCACTCCCCCCACTATTTATGTGAAAGGAAAAACCGTAAATACGGACAAAACTTGGAAAGTAACCTACGAGGATAAAGAATGGATAGACGAAAGCGGAAAAGCCAGTGATACTTCTGCTACCGTTTATATGGATGCAGGGTGTTGGAACTTTGACGGAGCCACCCAACTGCCTTCCAAGTTTTCATTGGTTAGAAAACCGATGAAAGCAGTTTCCTCCACTCCCCGGAAAGAGGGGGTATTGTACGACTTCGGAAAAGAAACCTTTGGTTATATCACTCTGAAAGATGTAAAGGGAAAAGGAACGATCCATATCTATTACGGTGAAAGTCCTGAAGAAGCCTTGGATACGGAATATTGCGAAACATTGGACAAATTGCTGGCAGAGCCGGGGCAAATAACCGATCTGGCCATCCGGAATACACGGAAACTATACGATGAATATACTTTAGACAATAGCAAGGCTTTCCGTTATGTCTATGTCACTTGCGATCCGGGAGTAACGATGCAGGACGTTTCCATGCAATACGAATACTTGCCCGAAGAGTACCGGGGCTCATTCAAATGTAATGACGAAGAGCTGAACCGCATTTGGGAAGTAGGAGCGTACACCATGCACCTTACTACCCGTGAATTCTTTATCGACGGCATCAAGCGCGACCGTTGGGTATGGAGTGGCGATGCCATCCAGAGTTATCTGATGAACTACTATCTGTTCTTCGATAATGAAACCGTGAAACGTACCATTTGGCTGCTTCGTGGAAAAGACCCTGTGACCAGCCACAGCAATACCATTATGGACTACACCTTCTATTGGTTTCTCAGTATTTACGATTATTATATGTATTCTGGTGACAAAGACTTTGTAACCCAACTCTATCCGCGTATGCAAAGCATGATGGACTATGTATTGGGACGTACCAACGCCAACGGTATGGTGGAAGGTATGACCGGTGACTGGGTATTCGTAGACTGGGCAGACGGTTATCTGGACAAGAAGGGCGAACTCTCCTTTGAGCAAGTCTTGTTCTGCAAAAGTTTGGAAACCATGGCGCTTTGTGCCAGTCTGGCCGGCAATACGGCAGACAAAACCAAGTATGAGAAACTGGCTTCCGCTTTACGTTCCAAGCTGGAACCCGCTTTCTGGAATGAGCAGAAACAAGCGATGGTACACAACCGTATTCAGGGAAAGCAGAGTGAGTCCGTTACCCGTTACGCCAATATGTTCTCTGTCTTCTTCAATTATCTGAATGCCGATAAACAGCAGGCCATCAAACACTCCGTATTGCAGAATGACAGTATTTTGAAAATCACCACTCCTTATATGCGTTTCTATGAACTGGAAGCGCTGTGCGCCTTGGGCGAACAAGAATCGGTAATGAAAGAAATGAAAGCCTATTGGGGCGGTATGTTGAAAGAAGGAGCTACCAGTTTTTGGGAGAAATACAATCCCGAAGAAACAGGTACCCAGCATTTGGCCATGTACGGACGTCCATACGGCAAGAGCCTCTGCCATGCATGGGGAGCCAGCCCCATCTATTTGTTGGGCAAATACTATCTGGGAGTAAAACCCACCAAACCCGGTTACGAGGAATACTCCGTCACCCCTTGTCTGGGCGGGTTGAAATGGATGGAAGGAACAGTACCTACTCCATACGGCAATATCCATATCTATATGGATAAGAAAGTAATCCGTATCAAGTCCGACGGCGGAAAGGGAATACTGAACATTCCAACCCGGAAAGGAATGAAAGCCATGACCATAGAACCCGGAAAAGAACAAGTATTCAAATACTAA
- a CDS encoding glycoside hydrolase family 127 protein, whose protein sequence is MKSIRLLLLLASGVTTGAFAQSGGLTDMSQSRFAKMANTELGAVHWTDGFWGDRFNVYSHTSLQNMWDTWNNPDVSHGFRNFEIAAGVCEGEHWGPPFHDGDMYKWMEGVASVYAVTKDPELDKLMDHFIEHVVKAQRADGYIHTPVIIEEKNKGIDTHSEKQQQTVIGTKVGGEDEKGAFANRLNFETYNLGHLMMAGIIHRRATGKTTLFDAAVKATDFLCHFYETASAELARNAICPSHYMGVVEMYRATGNPRYLELSKNLIDIRGMVENGTDDNQDRIPFRQQYNAMGHAVRSNYLYAGVTDVYAETGEDQLMKNLTSIWKDIVTRKMYVTGACGALYDGTSPDGTCYEPDSIQKVHQSYGRPYQLPNSTAHNETCANIGNMLFNWRMLEVTGDAKYADIVETALYNSVLSGVSLDGKKYFYTNPLRISADLPYTLRWPKERTEYISCFCCPPNTLRTVCQAQNYAYTVTPNAVYCNLYGANTLATALKEVGKIGLMQETEYPWEGAVKLTVTEAPKPSKKKAFSLFLRVPDWCEKATLKVNGEPVQGTWKANTYAEVNRIWKKGDCVEWVMDMPVKLLEANPLAEEIRNQVVVKRGPLVYCLESMDIEGGHKIDNVLIPADIRLTPKKIIIEGSPIVALDGTARLVDEVSWKDTLYREVGKADKPVNIRLIPYYAWGNRGKAEMTVWMPLARTNH, encoded by the coding sequence ATGAAGAGCATTAGACTACTACTTTTACTGGCTTCCGGAGTAACTACGGGAGCATTTGCCCAATCGGGCGGGCTGACGGATATGAGCCAAAGTCGTTTTGCCAAGATGGCCAATACGGAATTAGGTGCTGTGCATTGGACAGATGGCTTTTGGGGCGACCGTTTCAATGTATATAGCCATACCTCCTTGCAAAATATGTGGGATACATGGAACAATCCCGATGTTTCGCATGGTTTCCGTAACTTTGAAATAGCTGCCGGTGTTTGCGAAGGCGAACATTGGGGACCTCCCTTTCATGATGGTGATATGTATAAATGGATGGAGGGAGTGGCTTCCGTGTATGCCGTCACGAAAGATCCCGAATTGGATAAACTGATGGACCACTTCATTGAACATGTGGTGAAAGCCCAGCGTGCGGACGGTTACATCCATACCCCTGTCATCATTGAGGAAAAGAATAAGGGGATTGACACTCATTCGGAAAAACAGCAACAGACGGTAATTGGTACCAAAGTAGGCGGTGAGGACGAGAAAGGTGCATTTGCCAATCGTCTGAATTTTGAAACCTACAATTTGGGACATCTGATGATGGCAGGTATTATTCATCGCCGTGCCACCGGAAAGACTACTTTATTCGATGCTGCCGTAAAAGCGACAGACTTCCTCTGTCATTTTTATGAAACCGCTTCTGCGGAACTGGCAAGAAATGCTATTTGTCCCTCCCATTATATGGGCGTGGTGGAAATGTACCGTGCTACAGGGAATCCCCGTTATCTGGAACTTTCCAAGAATCTGATTGATATCCGTGGAATGGTGGAAAATGGCACCGATGATAATCAGGACCGTATTCCGTTCCGTCAGCAATACAATGCGATGGGACATGCCGTGCGTTCCAATTACCTGTATGCCGGTGTGACCGATGTGTATGCCGAAACAGGAGAAGACCAACTGATGAAAAACCTGACCAGCATCTGGAAAGACATTGTGACCCGCAAGATGTATGTTACAGGAGCGTGCGGTGCGCTGTATGACGGTACTTCGCCGGATGGTACCTGCTATGAGCCGGACAGTATTCAGAAAGTACACCAAAGCTATGGCCGTCCTTATCAGTTGCCTAATAGTACGGCGCATAACGAGACCTGCGCCAATATCGGCAATATGCTTTTCAACTGGCGTATGCTGGAAGTGACGGGCGATGCCAAATATGCGGATATTGTGGAAACTGCCCTCTATAACAGTGTGTTGAGTGGTGTCAGTCTGGATGGAAAGAAATATTTCTATACCAACCCGTTGCGCATCAGTGCGGATTTGCCATACACACTTCGCTGGCCTAAAGAACGTACCGAGTATATCAGTTGCTTCTGTTGTCCGCCTAATACGCTGCGCACCGTTTGTCAAGCCCAGAACTATGCTTATACGGTGACTCCGAATGCGGTATATTGCAATTTATATGGAGCGAATACACTGGCGACAGCTTTGAAGGAAGTGGGAAAGATCGGGCTGATGCAAGAAACGGAGTATCCGTGGGAAGGTGCTGTGAAGCTGACTGTTACCGAAGCTCCGAAACCATCAAAAAAGAAAGCATTCTCTTTGTTCCTCCGTGTTCCGGACTGGTGCGAGAAAGCAACTTTGAAGGTAAATGGTGAACCGGTGCAAGGAACTTGGAAAGCGAATACATACGCCGAGGTAAACCGCATCTGGAAGAAAGGGGACTGTGTGGAATGGGTGATGGATATGCCTGTAAAATTGCTGGAAGCAAATCCGTTGGCCGAAGAAATCCGTAACCAGGTAGTGGTAAAACGTGGCCCGTTGGTATATTGTTTGGAAAGTATGGATATAGAAGGCGGACATAAGATAGATAATGTGCTGATACCTGCCGATATCCGGTTGACCCCGAAAAAAATAATCATTGAAGGCAGTCCGATTGTCGCGTTGGATGGTACTGCCCGTCTGGTTGATGAGGTATCGTGGAAAGATACATTGTACCGCGAGGTAGGAAAGGCCGACAAACCGGTCAATATCCGTCTGATTCCTTATTATGCATGGGGAAATCGCGGAAAGGCTGAAATGACGGTATGGATGCCTTTGGCGCGGACTAATCACTAA
- a CDS encoding GDP-L-fucose synthase family protein: MEKSAKIYIAGHHGLVGSAIWRNLQEKGYTNLTGRSHKELDLLDGVAVKDFFDQERPDYVILAAAHVGGIMANSTYRADFIYKNLQIQQNVIGESFRHGVKKLLFLGSTCIYPRNAQQPMKEDALLTSPLEYTNEPYAIAKIAGLKMCESFNLQYGTNYIAVMPTNLYGPNDNFNLERSHVLPAMIRKIHLAKCLNEDNWENIRYDLDMRPVEGINGESRTEEILAILKSYGISKDGVELWGTGTPLREFLWSEEMADASVFIMEHVDFKDTYRPGTKEIRNCHINIGTGKEISIASLAHLIVKETGYKGNITFNPEKPDGTMRKLTDVTKLHELGWHHKIDIEEGVHKMYQWYLEYKKK, encoded by the coding sequence ATGGAGAAATCAGCCAAAATTTATATAGCAGGGCACCACGGACTCGTGGGCTCCGCTATTTGGCGTAACCTGCAAGAAAAAGGCTACACCAACCTGACCGGCAGAAGTCACAAGGAACTGGACTTACTGGACGGGGTTGCCGTAAAGGACTTCTTTGACCAAGAAAGACCGGACTATGTAATCCTTGCCGCCGCCCACGTGGGAGGTATCATGGCAAACAGTACATACAGGGCGGACTTTATCTATAAGAACCTGCAAATACAACAGAACGTGATAGGAGAAAGCTTCCGTCACGGAGTGAAGAAATTATTGTTTCTGGGAAGTACCTGCATTTATCCCAGAAACGCACAACAGCCTATGAAGGAGGATGCTCTCCTCACCTCCCCGCTGGAATATACGAATGAGCCATACGCCATCGCCAAAATAGCGGGTCTGAAAATGTGCGAGAGTTTCAACTTGCAATATGGTACTAACTATATCGCTGTTATGCCTACGAACCTGTATGGTCCCAATGATAATTTCAATCTGGAACGCAGCCATGTGCTACCTGCCATGATCCGGAAAATACATCTTGCCAAATGCTTGAACGAAGATAACTGGGAGAACATACGCTATGATCTGGACATGCGTCCGGTGGAAGGTATAAACGGAGAGAGCAGAACAGAGGAGATACTGGCTATCCTGAAAAGCTACGGTATCAGCAAGGACGGGGTGGAACTGTGGGGAACAGGCACGCCACTGCGCGAATTCTTATGGAGTGAGGAAATGGCGGATGCCAGTGTATTCATCATGGAGCATGTGGACTTTAAAGATACTTACCGTCCCGGCACAAAAGAGATACGCAACTGCCACATCAACATCGGTACGGGAAAAGAAATCTCCATCGCCAGCCTAGCTCATCTGATAGTAAAGGAGACGGGATATAAAGGCAACATTACATTCAATCCGGAGAAACCGGACGGCACCATGCGCAAACTGACTGATGTGACCAAATTGCACGAATTGGGATGGCATCACAAAATAGACATAGAGGAAGGGGTGCACAAGATGTACCAATGGTATCTGGAATATAAAAAGAAATAA
- a CDS encoding BT0820 family HAD-type phosphatase, whose amino-acid sequence MIIAVDFDGTIVEHKYPEIGRELPFAIETLKKLQQERHRLILWSVREGKLLQEAVDFCRERGLEFYAVNSNYAEETLESDHYSRKLKADLFIDDRNLGGLPEWGIIYRMIHDKWGYEDIYQSSDNKEENKKRSFWKILFSKM is encoded by the coding sequence ATGATTATAGCAGTTGATTTTGACGGCACAATAGTGGAGCATAAATATCCCGAAATAGGCAGGGAACTACCCTTTGCCATAGAAACGCTGAAAAAACTACAACAGGAACGACACCGCCTTATTCTGTGGAGTGTACGGGAAGGTAAATTATTACAGGAGGCCGTGGATTTCTGCCGGGAGCGTGGATTGGAATTTTATGCCGTAAACAGCAATTATGCGGAAGAAACCCTGGAAAGTGATCATTATTCCAGAAAACTGAAGGCGGATTTGTTTATTGATGACCGCAATCTGGGAGGACTGCCCGAATGGGGGATAATTTACAGAATGATCCATGACAAATGGGGATACGAAGATATTTATCAAAGTTCAGATAATAAAGAAGAGAATAAAAAGCGAAGCTTTTGGAAGATACTTTTTTCCAAGATGTAG
- the gmd gene encoding GDP-mannose 4,6-dehydratase yields the protein MSKKVALISGITGQDGSFLAEFLIEKGYEVHGILRRSSSFNTARIEHLYLDEWVRDMKQNRLVNLHWGDMTDSSSLIRIIQSVQPDEIYNLAAQSHVKVSFDVPEYTAEADAVGTLRMLEAVRILGLEKKTKIYQASTSELFGLVQEVPQKETTPFYPRSPYGVAKQYGFWITKNYRESYGMFAVNGILFNHESERRGETFVTRKITLAAARIAQGFQDKLYLGNLNSLRDWGYAKDYVECMWLILQHDTPEDFVIATGEYHTVREFATLAFKEVGIDLHWEGEGVNEKGIDTATGKVLVEVDPKYFRPAEVEQLLGDPTKAKTLLGWNPRKTSFEELVGIMVKHDMKFVKKLHLKASC from the coding sequence ATGAGTAAAAAAGTAGCATTGATTTCAGGTATCACAGGTCAGGACGGTTCGTTCCTGGCCGAGTTCCTGATAGAAAAAGGATACGAAGTACATGGTATTCTGAGACGTTCTTCTTCATTCAACACCGCACGTATAGAACATCTGTATCTGGACGAATGGGTGCGGGATATGAAGCAGAACCGACTGGTGAACCTGCATTGGGGGGATATGACGGACAGCAGCTCACTGATACGCATCATACAGTCTGTACAACCTGACGAGATTTATAATCTGGCCGCACAAAGCCATGTAAAAGTAAGCTTCGATGTGCCCGAATACACAGCGGAAGCGGATGCGGTAGGTACGCTGCGTATGCTGGAGGCGGTACGTATATTGGGACTGGAAAAGAAAACCAAGATTTATCAGGCATCTACTTCGGAACTTTTCGGACTGGTACAGGAAGTTCCTCAGAAAGAGACAACTCCTTTCTATCCCCGTTCTCCATACGGAGTAGCCAAGCAATATGGTTTCTGGATAACCAAGAATTACCGCGAAAGCTATGGCATGTTTGCCGTAAACGGCATTTTGTTCAATCACGAAAGTGAACGCCGGGGCGAAACTTTTGTTACCCGGAAAATTACCCTGGCGGCAGCACGCATCGCACAAGGATTCCAAGATAAACTGTACTTGGGAAATCTGAATTCCCTGCGCGACTGGGGATACGCCAAAGACTATGTGGAATGTATGTGGCTGATTCTGCAACACGATACGCCCGAAGACTTTGTTATCGCCACCGGAGAATATCACACTGTACGCGAATTTGCCACCCTTGCTTTCAAGGAAGTGGGCATCGACTTGCACTGGGAAGGTGAAGGTGTGAACGAGAAGGGTATTGACACAGCTACAGGCAAGGTGCTGGTAGAGGTGGATCCCAAATATTTCCGCCCGGCAGAGGTGGAACAATTACTGGGAGATCCTACCAAAGCCAAAACGTTACTGGGATGGAATCCCCGCAAGACTTCATTTGAGGAACTGGTGGGAATCATGGTGAAACACGATATGAAATTCGTGAAGAAACTCCATCTTAAAGCAAGCTGTTAA
- a CDS encoding mannose-1-phosphate guanylyltransferase, with protein METHIVIMAGGIGSRFWPMSTPECPKQFIDVTGCGKSLIQLTVERFQGLCIPDNIWIVTSEKYKETVRKQLPSVPPHHILTEPVARNTAPCITYACWKIKKHHPDANIVVTPADALVINTDEFRRAIAKALLMTDQSKAIVTIGIKPCRPETGYGYIAAGEEVDQDIRKVDEFKEKPDLKTAQQYVDAGNYFWNAGIFVWNVKTIEEAIRRYAPGIAEVFDRIYPEFYTEREKETIEKLFPTCESISIDYAVMEKAERIYVLPAEFGWSDLGSWGSLHSLLPKDNRNNAIVGENIRLYECNNCIVHTPHLKQAVIQGLDGYIIAEKEGTLLICKLAEEQRIKEFSKA; from the coding sequence ATGGAAACTCATATCGTTATCATGGCAGGCGGCATAGGAAGCCGCTTCTGGCCCATGAGTACGCCGGAATGTCCCAAACAGTTCATTGATGTAACGGGATGTGGCAAAAGCCTGATCCAACTGACAGTGGAACGCTTTCAAGGGTTGTGCATTCCGGATAATATATGGATAGTGACTTCGGAAAAGTACAAGGAGACAGTAAGGAAACAATTGCCATCTGTGCCGCCTCATCATATACTGACGGAGCCGGTTGCACGTAACACGGCACCCTGCATCACATACGCTTGCTGGAAAATCAAAAAACACCACCCTGACGCCAATATTGTAGTGACTCCTGCGGATGCATTGGTTATCAATACGGATGAATTCCGCCGGGCGATAGCCAAGGCACTGCTGATGACAGATCAAAGCAAGGCCATTGTAACCATAGGTATCAAACCTTGCCGCCCGGAAACAGGATACGGATATATAGCCGCAGGAGAAGAGGTGGATCAGGATATACGGAAAGTGGATGAATTCAAAGAGAAACCGGATTTGAAAACGGCACAGCAATATGTGGACGCCGGGAATTATTTCTGGAATGCAGGGATTTTTGTATGGAATGTAAAAACCATAGAAGAGGCTATACGCCGTTATGCACCGGGCATCGCCGAGGTGTTCGACAGGATTTATCCGGAGTTCTATACCGAAAGGGAAAAAGAAACCATAGAAAAGCTGTTCCCTACTTGTGAAAGTATATCCATAGATTATGCCGTAATGGAAAAAGCGGAACGGATTTATGTATTGCCGGCAGAGTTCGGATGGTCTGATCTGGGCAGTTGGGGCTCATTACATTCCTTGCTGCCCAAAGATAACCGGAACAATGCCATCGTAGGCGAAAATATCCGATTGTATGAATGTAATAACTGCATTGTACACACACCGCATTTAAAACAAGCGGTAATACAAGGACTGGACGGATATATCATAGCCGAGAAAGAGGGAACCCTGCTGATATGCAAACTGGCAGAGGAGCAGCGTATTAAAGAATTTTCGAAAGCATAA
- a CDS encoding right-handed parallel beta-helix repeat-containing protein, with translation MKKIFITTTALLIACTLSAADLFVSPKGNDRNPGTKDSPKATLTAALRQARELRRLNDESVKGGITIHMEAGDYHLYEPVFIRPEDSGTEASPTVITSDGNAILNGGVEIRNWKKQGKLWVADVPMFNGRPLDFRQLWINGQKAVRARDVADFEKMYRIINNDPQNEILWVPAAAVKKIQKARYAEMVLHEMWCVANLRIKSVEIQGDSAAVRFHNPESRIQFEHPWPRPMVTKDGHNSAFYLTNAMELLDEPGEWYHDIESRKIYYYPRKGEKISKAVVPGIETLVWVEGTIDRPVKHIRFDNVTFQYTTWMRPSLQGHVPLQAGMYMTDGYKIRPSMIRKNNHKLDNQGWLGRPASAVVVKAAQDIDFEKCRFQHLGSTGIDYEWATGGGRINGCLFRDIAGNGIVAGSFSPAAHETHLPYDPADRREVCTGLTISNNYINDVTNEDWGTLGICAGYVSDINIEHNEISDVSYSGISLGWGWTRTVNCMRNNRVHANLIHHYAKHMYDVAGIYTLGSQPHSWITENCVSNIFSPGYAHDPNHWFYLYTDEGSSFITVKDNWTEGEKFLKNANGPGNTWENNGPMVNDSIKANAGLTKEYSYLKEK, from the coding sequence ATGAAAAAAATATTCATAACCACTACTGCGCTGCTGATAGCTTGTACACTATCAGCAGCCGATTTGTTCGTATCTCCGAAAGGTAATGACCGGAATCCGGGTACCAAAGACTCTCCGAAGGCCACCCTTACAGCCGCATTGCGTCAGGCAAGGGAACTTCGTCGTCTTAATGATGAGAGTGTAAAAGGTGGCATCACCATTCATATGGAGGCAGGTGATTACCATCTGTACGAACCCGTCTTTATTCGTCCCGAGGACAGCGGGACGGAAGCTTCACCTACAGTCATCACTTCGGATGGAAATGCCATTCTGAATGGTGGGGTGGAAATCAGAAACTGGAAGAAGCAAGGAAAGTTGTGGGTAGCCGATGTCCCTATGTTTAACGGACGTCCGCTGGATTTCCGGCAACTGTGGATCAATGGACAAAAGGCTGTTCGTGCAAGGGATGTGGCAGACTTTGAAAAGATGTATCGCATCATCAATAACGATCCCCAAAACGAAATACTGTGGGTACCTGCCGCTGCTGTAAAGAAAATACAGAAGGCCCGATATGCCGAAATGGTCCTTCATGAAATGTGGTGTGTGGCAAATCTCCGTATCAAGTCGGTCGAAATACAGGGAGACAGTGCCGCCGTGCGTTTCCATAATCCTGAAAGCCGCATCCAGTTTGAACATCCGTGGCCGCGTCCTATGGTGACTAAGGATGGTCACAACTCGGCTTTCTATCTGACCAATGCCATGGAATTGCTGGATGAACCCGGCGAGTGGTATCATGACATTGAAAGCCGTAAAATATATTATTATCCTCGGAAAGGAGAGAAGATAAGCAAAGCCGTAGTTCCCGGCATCGAAACTTTAGTATGGGTGGAAGGAACTATAGACCGTCCGGTAAAGCACATTCGTTTTGACAATGTTACTTTCCAATATACCACCTGGATGCGTCCCTCTTTGCAAGGTCATGTTCCTCTTCAGGCAGGTATGTACATGACAGACGGGTATAAAATCCGTCCTTCTATGATTCGTAAGAACAATCATAAGCTGGATAATCAAGGTTGGTTGGGACGTCCGGCATCGGCAGTCGTAGTCAAGGCTGCCCAGGATATTGATTTCGAGAAGTGCCGTTTCCAGCATTTGGGCTCTACAGGTATTGATTATGAATGGGCCACCGGTGGAGGACGTATAAACGGTTGTCTTTTCCGTGATATTGCCGGAAACGGTATTGTGGCGGGTAGTTTCAGTCCTGCCGCTCACGAAACACATCTTCCATACGATCCTGCCGACCGTCGTGAGGTCTGTACCGGACTGACCATTTCCAACAATTATATCAATGATGTGACCAATGAAGACTGGGGTACCTTGGGCATTTGCGCCGGTTATGTAAGTGATATCAATATCGAACACAATGAAATCAGTGATGTATCCTATTCGGGCATCAGTTTGGGATGGGGATGGACACGTACAGTAAACTGTATGCGCAATAACCGCGTGCACGCCAATCTGATTCATCACTATGCCAAGCACATGTATGATGTAGCCGGTATTTATACATTAGGTTCACAACCTCATAGCTGGATTACGGAAAATTGCGTTTCTAACATTTTTTCACCCGGTTATGCACACGATCCCAATCATTGGTTCTATCTTTACACCGACGAAGGATCTTCATTTATCACCGTCAAGGACAACTGGACGGAAGGAGAGAAGTTTCTGAAGAACGCCAATGGTCCGGGTAATACATGGGAAAACAATGGTCCGATGGTGAACGACAGTATCAAGGCAAATGCCGGACTGACAAAGGAATATAGCTATTTGAAGGAAAAATAA